In the genome of Dromiciops gliroides isolate mDroGli1 chromosome 1, mDroGli1.pri, whole genome shotgun sequence, the window GTGGGCGAGCCCCCCGCTGCCCTGGAGGCCAGCTCAGAGTGGGCAGAGGAGTTGCATTCTTGGACCCTGGCTGGAGCCACTGTCAGGAGAGACTCGTGTCACAGCCCTGAGGGGGCCAGTGTGGCTGGAGGGCCAGCAAGCTTGCCTTAGGGTGCTGGCCAAGGCTGGTGGGATCCCAATGGATGAGTGGCTTGGGCCAGCCTTTTGTTGGGTCATTCACCTGGGCTGGCAGGAGAAGCCCATCGATAGCAGTtagctagactttttttttttttaagtgaggcaattggggttaagtgacttgcccaaggtcacacagctagtaagtgttaagtgtctgaggccggatttgaactcaggtactcctgattccagggccggtgctctatccactgcgccacctagctgccccttagctagACTTTTATTGGCACGTCTGGCCTCGTCTCATAATCCAGCGAGAGCCCTGGCTTGGTGGCTGAGCTCACGGGGCGGTTCATGTCAGCCGGAAAGGAGGAAGGTCTCTCAGTCTCTAGCCGCTGTGCTGTCGGGCGTCTCCTTGGGGCTGCAGAGGAAGCACGCGGGAGGCCCACCACGTTCTATGATCgccaggggagggggcagagctAATGTGTGGGGTGACAGACCGAGAGAGAGCTTGGCAGCCTAGAATGGGGGTGGACCCTGTGGCGAGCGGGTGAGAGCACTATCGAGCAGGTGAGGAGAGGAATGAGTGAGAAGCAGCCAGGGAACCAGTGTGACTGGCCCAGGGGTGCGGCTTTTGCTCCCTGAGGCCAGCTCGTCCCTACCTCTGGttctcagcccttccctggctcTTGCCTTCTGTGGGGCCATTGAGGACCTGGTGTTCCCGGGGGCGGCATCATCTGCATTGCCCAGACCTGGCTGTGAATTGGGGTGTGGGGAGACAGCGGGGTATGGGGGTCAGGCATGCCACACCATCTCTCGAAgcagcttcagtttccacatttgtgaaTGGGAAATGGCTCTGTCAGACCAGGATGGTGCTGAGCCTGGGCTGGCCTGGCGGATCCCTGCCCGCCCGGAGACAGCCCTGCGTAGGAGCTGACCGCTTCCCCTCCCCCTCGCCCTGCCGCTCTTCCTGCGTGTGCCCTATGCTCCTGTCCTGGGTGGAGGCACACACAGCAGGGTGAACAGCTTGGAGCCAGGGACCGGGTGCGAATGCCGTCACCTcttccttctcagcctcagtttacccgcttgtgaaatgccaggctgcaCAAGATGAGCAGCACAGCCCCTTAAGGCTCCATGTGCTGGTGCCCCTTCTGCACAACAACCTTGGGGAAGCGAGGGGGGCGGGGCTGCtccgttttacagataagcagACTGAGGCTGCAGGAGTCTGGCCCCTGAGGCCGCTTGCTGGCAGATGCCGCCATCTCAGCTTCTTTATTTTGGTTGGACTTAGAGATCTAAGCTAGAGCCAGAGGAGGAGGGGTCGCTCCCCCCACCGAAGGAGGGGCCGGGTGCCGTGGCGGGCGTGAAGCTGCCCCTCCCGCCTTCCCTGCTGGAGGTGGCAATCCGTGAGGCCGAGGCACAGCCCTTTGAGGTGCTCATGCAGTTCCTGTACACGGACAAAATCAAGTACCCTCGCAAAGGTAGGGCCTGGCGCCTCCCCCTGGCTCCCCGAGACATGGGAGGGCTGAGGCTGGCCCGGCTGCCTGTGTGGAGGCTGCCCCTCCGTGCCCCACCCCCCCGGCCCTAGTGGCAGCTCCTCTGGGGGGCCCTTTGCTGAAGCCCGGGCGGCCTGGGCTCCCCCTGCCCCCGCCCAGCATCCCTGGGTGTGCCAAGTGCTTTCCTCCTGAGACCTCTGGGCACCAGGTAGTGCAGCTGTTAGGGGCTCATTTTATAGCAAGGGAAACTGAGGCGGCCACCTGTGAGGTGACCATACGCATGGGCTCGGCCATGGGCTCAGCCTGTTCCTCGGTGAATGCCAGGGCACGTGCAGGACGTTCTGCTCATCATGGACGTCTACAAGCTGGCCCTGAGCTTCAAGCTGTGCCGCCTGGAGCAGCTCTGCCTGCAGTACATCGAGGCCTCCGTGGATCTGCAGAATGTGCTCACTGTGTGCGAGAACGCCAACAAGCTGCAGCTGGACCAGCTCAAGGCGAGAGGCGTTGGGATTGGCGGCTGCCCGAGGCTGGGGGGCGAGGCCGTGGCTGTGGCTGCGGGGTGAGGCCGCCCCTGGAGCCCGAGAGGAGGCCTCTGGGGCTGTCTGGTGGGAAGGGGGGGTACAGCTGTCGGGCAGCCCCTGGAAGGGGGCCGGGAGGGGGCCCCCCAGGACGGCGGCTGCTCCGCCATCTGCCCCTCTCCTCTCATCTCTGCCCCACAGGAGCACTGCCTGAACTTTGTGGTGAAGGAGTCCCACTTCAACCAGGTGATCATGATGAAGGAGTTTGAGCACCTCTCATCCTCCCTGATTGTGGAGATCGTGCGGAGGAAACAGCAGCCGCCCATCCGTGCCCACTCAGAGCAGCCAGCCGACATAGGTGGGCCCCCGCCCCttgccttccctccccttctccctgctctccccacccccttcccccctcccccatctccttccccctcccccctcccctgcctgtGGGGTCCTCCTTCACCAGGTTCCTCCAGGGTGTTTGCACAGCTcttctgccccccctccccccgccctgcCAAGGCACATGCTGGGGGATCATGAtgcccactttacaaatgaacaaGCTGGAGCTCAGACAGAGCCACTGATATGCCCAGGGTTGCCCGGGCCGTACATGCTCATGGGGGCAGGAATCCCTCCCCAAGGGAGGTGCCCCTGCCCCCCATCACTGTGGGAGCAGAAGGGTCTGCACAGCACCCAGGGCCCTCGGGGATCTTTGCCTCTGGTGCCCCTGAGTCAGAGAGGtcggcctctctccctctccccagtgGCCCACGGCCACCCCTGAGGGCCCCCTGGGTGTGGCCCCGTGGGCGCACTTAGGCCTGTCCCACTTTCGGTAGGGACTTCGCTGATCCAAGACATGAAGGCCTGCTTGGAGGGGGCAGGGACAGACTTCTGTGACATCACCCTCCTCCTGGACGGGCACCCCCGCCTGGCTCACAAGGCCATTCTGGCTGCCCGCTCCAGGTTGGTGACAGAGGGGATGGGGGGGCGGGCAGGGGCTTCAGCCAGAGCAGATGGGGCCAGGCATGGCCGGGCCTGGTCTCCCAGATGGTGGCAGGGCCTCCTTGTCTTCCAGTTACTTTGAAGCCATGTTCCGGTCCTTCATGCCCGAGGATGGCCAAGTCAACATCTCCATTGGGGAAATGGTGCCCAGCAAGCAGGCCTTCGAGTCCATGCTCCGCTACATCTACTACGGGGAAGTGAACATGCCCCCTGAGGATTCTCTGTATCCTGCTGTTCGAGGGGAGCAGCTGGGCAGGGAGGCTAGAAGCCCTTGGGGGAAGCCACCTGGAGGCGCTTGGGGCCCACCCAGAGCCCAGGGCCTGATCCTGCCTCTGCTTTGGCTAACTGGGGCATCTGGGCCCCTTTCTCTGCCATCACACAGTCCTCTGGCCGTGTTTCTTCTTAGCCGGCCCCAGGCCCCTTGTGGCCAGAGGGGAGGCCCCCACACCCTTTGCCATCCAGAGGGTGGGCTCGTACATTGCGACAGATCCCCTAGAGGAAGGCCCCGCACACAGACCTGCAGGGGGTCCCTGCCCTGCTCTCTGCAGCTCGGTCGGCTTAGTGCCAACCAGAGTGCCTCCTAGCTATGGTCTGCTCACACTCAGCAAGAAGGTGCCCGTGGGTAGAAGTTCATTCAACAAGTCTGTAAACATCACCACTTCAGGATCTCCTGTGGCTCAGCCTGGCTCTGGGAGCAGGTCCCTCAGGGTGGGGCCGCATGTTGGGGGGCGCCTGTCTTCCTTAACCACCACCAGCTATCTCTTTGCCGCCCCCTATTACTATGGCTTCTACAACAACCGGCTCCAAGCTTACTGCAGGCAGAATCTGGAGATGAACGTGACAGTGGAGAACGTGCTGCAGGTAGTGGTGCCCTCTTTGGGGCGGGGTCCTGCCGAGGGCCACCTTGACCGCTGACCCCCAGGCCTTGTGTGTCAGATCCTAGAGGCTGCCGACAAGACGCAGGCCCTGGACATGAAGAGGCACTGCCTTCACATCATCGTGCACCAGTTCACCAAGGTTGGTTGGCTCTTTTCTGGGGTTTGGGGGGTCTGCTGCCCACCCTGCCTGCTCTGGCCCGGAGGGGCCAGCTCCCTGGCCACAGATGGAAGGAAGCCTTGCATCCGTCGACCAGAGCATGCCTCCGTCCTCTCCGGCTCCCGTTCAGGCCTCCAGGCAGCAGGCACCGTCCCTCCCAGAGAAGGCCAGTGGCTCCTAGCTGCCTTGCGGGGAATGGCAGGCTGAGGGTCGGGAGGAGGGAGACCCCAGGCAGGCGGCAGTTGTGAGATGCTGGGAGTGATCTGAGAGGACAGAGAGGAGCTGGCATCCCTTGGGCAGTGGGGGGGGTCCCTTCATCGCTGTCCTGCCTGACTTCGCACTGTCGAGAGCCCCGTCCCCTGGAGCTGAGCTGGGCCCATGCTAAGTGATGGACCCCCGAGCCCCAGTGGGAGATTGGCAGGGAACAAGGGTGGGGTGATGGAGTTTGAGCCCCTCTGGGACAGCGGGCCTGGCTCTGGGCGGTCATTGTGGGCCGTGGCCAGATGAGGTCGCTGAGGGGGATGGGCTAGGGGGCCCTTCCTGGGCTGGTCACCTGGCCCCCAGGCTGCTCCCCCTGGTCTGGGCCAGGCCACTGTGCTGTAAGCACACACGCCCAGGCTAAGcccacagatgtggaaactggaTTTGATTGAGCCAAGCCACATAGtggggcccagagaagggaagaggggcagcCATGCCTGGGGCCCAAGCTCCCAAGGCCTGCAGGCTCACTAGTGATGCTCCTGGGTGTCCCCAAGGGGGGGTCCAGGCATTGTGGGAATAAAAGTGCTGCTGCTGTCACCTTAATGTCACTCCCTGCGGATGTGTCCTCCCACACACTGTCCAAGCCCTGGCTTCTCTCCAGGGCCCGAGAAGCATCTGGCCCAGGGCTGGGATTTCCCCAAAAGGCAAAGGTCGCTTCGGGGGTGGGTGAGATGGGTCCGACCAGACGTTCACTAGGTGGTCACTGGCAGCAGCGGGGTCTTGGGTTGGTCATTGGCAGTGGCCTGTGtctagtggggagggggagggtggggaggagcagCATGAGGGACTTTGGCCTCCTGGGACTCAAGGCCAGAGCAACAAATGAGGGAGGGTCGGGCCATGGGAGTGAGAGAGGACAAGGGAGGGGGAATGCCCCAAACTGGTCTGGGATGAGAGCTGGGAGGAAGCACCCCATCaatttacagctaaggaaactgaggtgcagagaggagTGATGTGCCCCAGGGTGCACAGATGTGtgacagccaggatttgaacccaggatcttgTTCCACAAGCCCAGGGTTTATCCCACTGTACTGGGACTTAGAGACAGGACAAAGGAGTGGAGAGGATGGGTTAAGTCAGGGCACAGACACTGTACTGAGACTTAGtctggagaggatgtggggagGGGATGACTGtcattgccctcaaggatctgAAAGGCCAGAGGGAAGCAGGGAGAAAtggtagggtgggggtggggggggtgtccGCCTGTGTCCCTGCACGGATGCTGCAAGACAACGGGCACGTGTGTGGGTGTGAGCACACTCGTGTGGGGCTGCGCCTCAGGGTTGGCCTGACCCCTCCCTGTCCCCCCATTCTCTGTGTCCTggacccccctcctccccttctgggCTGTCAGGAGCCGACCCTGGACCCTGAGGTCCCGGCCAGAGGACAGGCCTGGGAGCCATAATTCCATTGTTGTTGCTTTCCCCGAAGGTTTCCAAGTTGCCCAACCTTCGAGCCCTGAGCCAGCCTCTCCTCGTGGACATCATCGAGTCTCTGGCCACTCACATATCTGACAAGCAGTGCGCCGAGCTGGGCTCCGACATATGACGccctggttggggggggggggtgcctcgGCTGGCTGTTCAGGGGCCCTCTGCAGCCCTGGGAAGCTCTGTGTGCTCAGAGGGGCCTGGGCAGAAGCTCAGATGCCCAGTGGGCCCAGCGCGAGGGGGCTGACGGGCAGAGAAGACCCCCTAGCTGAGCTGGAACACATCTGTGAACTCTTGGAAGTGCGTGCAAGGGACCACTCCCTTCTGCCAGAGCTGTGGGGGAGCCCCCCAGGACTGAATTGAGCCTTTGCTCAGATCTCGGGCTTGGATTTTTAAGAGACCAGTCAGTAGTTGCTCTACTTTGAAAGACCATTTAGAGGGAGTAACAGAAGTTTTGTACTTGGGCACCCCTGGGCTTGCTAGAGGGGAGGCCAGCCCCACTCCCATGGCCAAGGATGAAGGCTGGGGTGGACAGAACAGGAGCCTggattctctcccctccctgtgtTCCTGGCCTGGTCAGAGAGGCCCAGCCTTTAGAAGTCCCATATTACCCCCAGCCGGGAGGCACAGGAGGGTCCAAATAGGGACCCACTGTTGCCCGGGCAGCCACAGGTACTCATGGGGCCTCTGCTCTTttctccaggtcagttatttCCCACGTCCCTGCCCATCCTTGTCCTTCCAGTGCTTGTGGCCTTTGTCACTCTCCTTCCCTGTCCCTGCTGGGCATTCTGGTTTGCTGCTCCTGTTAAGGTCCGAGGGCcaaaccccaccccccttccTGGTTGTCAAGGGGTGGTGGCAGCCACTGACTGGTTCTGGTGGGATGGTGAGTGCCCTTGGCCGGGAGCAGCCCCATGGCTCTCCACAAGTGGCAGGGAAGGCACCAGCTTGTCCTGTCCTCCCCCCTCCTGGGGGGGGAGTTCAGGTTTAAGCCAGGTGGAATATCCCCATTTCATTACCTCTGAGTGGGAAGGGTGGCCACTTGGCCAGTTATGGGGCTTAGAGCCTGAGGTTTGGCCCAGAGGAGCCCTCTGGCCTCCCAGCTCCCTGTGGTGGTGGCAGCCCCCACAACCCCCTCTGCCTAGCAGGGCTCTGGTGGCCCCAGGGAGAACTGACCTCTCAGAGGGCCCTGACTTAACCCATCCTCTCCGCTCCTATAAACCGTCAGACTTGGGCTGGGCTGCCCCACGTGCTGTCTCTTTGTTAATTAAGTGGACGACTAATGGACCATCAGCCGCAATGGGAGACATGTACCTGCCCTAGCTGACTGTCGAGCACGACCCAACCAAACAGATTCGGTCCTTGGAGGCCCACGTAGCCATCGGCCGTCCAGCTCCTGAATTAGTCAAGAAGTGTCTGAATGGGGTCCTGGCTGAGTGACCCTTTGGGCACTGATGCCTAGAGACATCTTTCTTACCTGTGACTGTTCTGaatagaaataaagaattctGACAAGGAATCTGCTTCTTGGTCTTTTTGGCTGCTGGGGAGGACTGCCAAGGTTCTCCTGTGTGCTGAGGTTAGAGGTCAGAGGTCCTCTCTCTAGTGCAGCCTTGTGTATTTTCAGGAAGGTGAACCTGGCTTTATGGAAGGAGAGGgggtgtgcgtgtgcatgtgtgtgtgtgttgtgtgcatacacacacacatgtaagcAGGGTCCTAGGCTCAGCTCTGCCCTTTCCTGCCCATGTGACTGTCCTggtcatttctctgggccttcatCTTTCACCTGGCCTGGGTGGCCTTCAGCTAAGTTCCCCTAGAGCTGGGGGCAGTGGGCAGAGGGTGGGCATTGCCCACCAGCCACGGGAGCCCTCTGCTGCTCTGAGACGGGCCTGCTGGCTGGGCGCTCACTCAATAAGTTGGGTGAAGAGCTGGTCTCCAGCGTCTTTACTGGCCATCAGGGAACGGTTTGACATGAAACGAATGGAACAAAGCCTTGGCTTTGAGCTGGTTTTTCCTCCCTCCCGACCCCCACAGGTGTGAGGGGGCATGTGCTCCTGGGGTGCCCGGCCTTGGCATTTCAGCACCGCAGCTGCAGACACTGCCCCTGACCTTCTGGGCCCAGGCAGGGGAACACACAgcatgtggagggagggagatgctgAGCAGAGTTGGGGATGAAGATCACAAAGACCCCCAGAAATACTGTGGAGGTACCATGGTCTCGGGCTGGGCCTGGCACAGCTCCCTACTGTACTGGGCATCGGGTCCCAAAGCCAGGCTCCCAGGGTGGCCCTCAGGGAGGGTGGTGAGGACTGGCACCTTCACTGCAGCTCCAAGCCCTGCAGGTGCTCCTTGAGGGTCTGCCGGGCATCCGCCTGGGCCCACTTCTCCCGTGCCCGCTCTTGCTGCAGCCGTGCAATCCGTAGCCGCAGCCGCTGCTCTCGGCGCTTGCAGGCCTGCAGCTGGCGCTGGGCTTTGTCCAGGGCATCCAGGGCCGCCTCCGCCCGCCGCTTCCACAGCAGTGCGCTGCCCACCTGGTAGCTGTGCTCGTTCTGGATATAGGCGCCGGCCGGCGGGGGCAGCCGCAGCATGTAGGCCGACGGGGACACGGGCCGGGCGGCCGAGGGCGAGGGCTCCCGCTCCGGGGATGGGGGGCTCCCGCAGCTCGCTTCGTCCCCACGGGGCTCCAGGGGCTCCAGGAGGTCCGAGAATGGGCTCACGAGGCCGCTGGGGGCTGGTGAAGGAGGCAGAGCCGGCAGGCTCCCCGGAGGAGTGGGGCCTTCAGGGGCGGGCGCTGCTTCCTCGGGGAAGCAGGGGACATCCACAGGAGTGGGGCCATTCACCAGGGTGTTGGTCACCGGTGCGGGGGGCGCCCGACCCGCAGAACAGCTGTGGAGGAGAAGACACCCATCCCAGGACTCTCCTCCCTGGCTGAGGAGCCCTGAGAACCTCCCACCCAAAGGCCTTCATTCTCCAGTGGGGAGGCTGGCGTCGGCAAAGGAGAGGACCTGCCCAGGACCACAGGCCCCCGACCTGGGGGTCTCCCCCTGCTccaccctctttctccttcccattccctCCCCAGGGAGTCCTACCGGCGCCTTCGTCTTCTGAGGCGGGCAAGATCGGGGGAGCCGGGCTGGTACCCCCGCGTCTTGGGCTTGGAGGCTCGGCGCAGCTTGGAGAAGGACTCGAAGATGGTGGGAACAGCCCCTTCCTTCAGCCGATGATACCCACTGAGGAGAGAGGCATGAGCGCGTGGGCAGCCGTGCCCCCACCCCTTCCCGCGGGCACCCTGCCCCCCAGCTCCCCCTCCCGCGGGCACCACGCCCCCAGCCCCCCCTCCCGCGGGCACCGCCCCCCAGCCCCCCCTCCCGCGGGCACCGCGCCCCCAGCCCCCCCTCCCGCGGGCACCGcgcccccccagccccccagccCCGGCTCCTACCTGATCCCCACCAGCTCAAAGCAGTTCTCCTCGAAGTGCTTGGAGCAGAAGTAGATGTACTCGGACGCGGGGTCCCAGAGCCCCTGCCCGCTGGGGTCCAGCCGCCGGCAGTTGGCCAGCCAGAGCCCGCGCCGGGGGTTGTCCTTCTTGGGCAGCCTGAGGGGAGAGCGGGCTGGCCCTTAGGAGGAGCCGGAGGGAGGGGTACGGGGCCTCCCCCGCGGCCTCAGCCTCCTTCTCCGGACAGTCTGCCCTGGccagtgcgggggggggggggggggggaggaagaccGCCAGGCCATCGAGGGAGGGGGCTTGGGCCAGCAGAGGGGGGGGGTCTGGAAGGCTCGCGGGGCTGCTCCTGGCCGGGGGGGACAGGTGACGGGGGCGGGGCGTCGGGCGCCAGGGTCCGGGACACCCAGGCCGCCCCTGCCCGGGCTTAGCTCTGCCCCTGGGGCCGGCACCCGCGGCTGTCCGGGAGGCCCCCTCCGGCCCCGCCGTCGCCCCGGCTCCCCGGCAGGGCTTAGCCCCCAGCGGGCGCTTCATCGGGGAGTCGGGGTCACTCGTCTGctgcctctcccccctcccagcccGGAGTCTGGTACACAGCAGGCGCCTAACCAATGCTGATTCAGGGACTGTTGCTGGCTTCCCCTTCTGCGCACACAGGAGGCGCTCAGTCAATGACCGCTGACCCGGCtcggccccccctccccccagacaaGCCCCGGCCTCagcccccggggggggggggggctggccacgccaccccaccccctctccttCGCGGGAGCCAAGACCGGCGCTCCTCGCGCACGCGCGGTGCGCACCCGCGCCGTCGGCGTCGCCCCGCGCAGGCGCACGCTCGCACGCAGCACGTCCGCGCCCGTCCGCCGGGGGCGCGCTCACCTGTGGAAGGAGATCCCGCGGGTCCGAGTCTCGCGCGTGTCGCGGGTGCAGCAGCCCGCGGCCGAGCAGTGCCGGGGCATCTGCGGGAGGAAGGACGGAGGGGCGTGGCTTCAGCCGACGCGGGGCGGGGGAGGCCTCTCCCACTCCGGCCGGCCAGCTCCGACCcttcccgcccctccccccccccaag includes:
- the THAP7 gene encoding THAP domain-containing protein 7, whose protein sequence is MPRHCSAAGCCTRDTRETRTRGISFHRLPKKDNPRRGLWLANCRRLDPSGQGLWDPASEYIYFCSKHFEENCFELVGISGYHRLKEGAVPTIFESFSKLRRASKPKTRGYQPGSPDLARLRRRRRRCSAGRAPPAPVTNTLVNGPTPVDVPCFPEEAAPAPEGPTPPGSLPALPPSPAPSGLVSPFSDLLEPLEPRGDEASCGSPPSPEREPSPSAARPVSPSAYMLRLPPPAGAYIQNEHSYQVGSALLWKRRAEAALDALDKAQRQLQACKRREQRLRLRIARLQQERAREKWAQADARQTLKEHLQGLELQ